aagcacgcctcagatttttcaaaattggggacttcgtgcttaaaaaggtgttccaatctgcaaaagctgttaactcaggaaagctaagtccaacatgggaaggaccatacaaagtccgtggcattgcgggaaaaggagcataccagttggaaacaatggatggtaaagttttaccctcacattggaatgctgtccacttaaaaagatattacttttaagaaagtacctacggtcaggtatcatcatgtaaaaattcttctcttggtttattaatattttactaacgattttagatgctaggctaaatatcctaactcgtgccaaatgatgagtcacaacctgcaaggcaaaatggagtatgcttaaattcctagcccagggttacaattaatctgatggaaatacacacgagttaggcagtcttcatctataatcacaccgtcgagtcccgtatatctttctgtttcaggaaaagggccaaagtaaaagaaacaaacaagtgctcgaggcttcatacttcaccgctcaaacacttgggggactacatattatacacagataggtGCAAAGAAACAGATACGAGTATCAAATAAAAATCGTCCACAAAGAAGCAAGTGTTGAGaagaagttacgaagtcttcagcattcatgagaacaacagagtcatctctcaaactcataaacaaagtcacctctcaaacccttcttaacatgtaaagatagggtcatgactatgtactgaaacaggttataaaaaaaaccttgtttagtttatgttatttacaaatctgttacaagaaaaacagttacgagaaaagttgtagatgtattgtaatacatgtaacagtcaaacacttgttaaaagtttatgaatgaaaacttgccaaagttgtttcatacaaaacgtgtgttttcctattactttcatcgtattttaacaccattatgaagttgagacgtcttcttcattaagtgtcgataaaataaaagggccctcttttataagcctcatgtcaataagtcatgggaagaatcataaagcattttcaaaggataaaaatgctaaactattctataagtcctaaataagtaaagaaaaggcaagagtagaacacattgaagtactaataaaacttcttgatataattaaaaagactaagtagaaacttagtcaataaaagtttatacaagtgccccattatgataactggggactttcaccaaaaaatcctttaaaaaaactaagggataaaaccatcattcaattgAGGGGGTtgtcacggaagcttcaacttccacagactgggttgtagaagtttcaccctctgaagctggaatagCAACATTTTCAGGAACTTCAagggcaggagaaggagtatcagtagactgttggcttttctcgatggtatctatgactttggccagttcagactgcaagtcaaaaccctcttgagcagcttccgtcaaagcatcacgacgagaattcagaaaagcccaactcacttctatgttaaaattttcctctagaagtccatattccttttcccacatagcaagatcgttttttaaaatttgattttcagctaaatgggaatcaagggaagcttcaagagaagcatgagaactcttcaaggcttgaatctcgtcagaagaagtctgtaagtcagcctgagcttgagtcaagctttgcactaactctcctgcatattcttcctttttagccaaaagtgccttcagctctctaacttcttcactagctctggataattgttctgacaaagagcattccaaaagctctttgtctcttttcaattggcttgaagaggctttgactgttgccagttcagaagttaaaccacggttttgctgctctaggaggtttttatcttcttgcaactcttCTATAGTCCCTTGAGCATTTTCGAACTGCTCCTTCCAGTTGGTTGCTTCAAGTtgggctcccctagctatttcctcagcctcgtggacagacttttcagactcacgagcttTTCTTTCCAGTAAGGAAATTCTTCTCATTAATTCCGTGCtaataaggttagcctacagaggtaagtcatggaaatgagaaattgaagataatttaaaaaaaaaagaaaaaaacttgttggtagaaataccttcaaagtagaatgaactacgtcattcatcaaagttaagcagctatggctctccatcttcttcttctcgatatctccaattagaggttcgagccaaacatcggctctgccggtcttcctcaggaggctatgattggcaggaacctccaaagtaacacttctcattgTCATATTTCCGCTGCGAGAACCTatctctgtatgatgaacagagggaagaggagcagcGGAAGGAATGGAGggaaaagatgtagaaaccaacaccGGAGCAGAAgcaggtgcggttgaagcagccaaggGAACAGATATAGGAGCAGTAGAAATTGGCAAACAAACGGAAGTTGTTAAAGCTGGTAAGAAACACTTACGGctggcagaggaatggaggaaataggaacaaatgaggaaagatgagcttcatcaaaaacaggtccgagctcgccactcccgaaaccactgtcaaaaaggtgctgaattgactcattattatctcttggttcggcatcctcatcagattgaatcaaaacaggctcggtggcggaggtacgagcaggagtgttttcaatttcattatcaatgattattcgtctcctggcccttggcctggtaattagggaggtaccctcctcttcttcttcagaactttcctttgtagcttttcttttaggcagcaaggctcgagccttatctaaatccagagcagcattcgcagacatgcgaatggccatagctacttcagctgtcattcctctaatgccaaatcctgattaaagaatggatatacatgattaaagttgaggaaaaagtgcttaacatgtaaaacaaaattttgtaaaaaaaaggagggggggataccatgtgttttgactttccagccatgtaaagaagaaattgatttccaagttctctgctccctagtagcaatcttcaaaagtgagtctacccaaccacgaaagttgggaataggttccacatctcccatggttgctacaaaaaaccaagaagggacgaggttaaaaacaacattcttttgaaattctcaaaagtaggtacggtaaataagAGGAAActtacgttcaaaattccacttctcaggaaagggaatatttgtttcgccaatcaaaTCCACTGTACAGACAACAACGTAACgaatataccatccacgatctttgtcatcctcagggtttaccaaaacttttttgctccttgcagttaaggtgaaaaccccatggcgtattaagttgggatggtatagatgaatgagatgagaaaaggtgaaattgacattggccttggatgataaatatctcaaacaagccactgttctccacaccaatggaccaatttgggccaaacaaattgtaaagaaacgacaaaaatcgagaataactgggtcaatcggaggattaaaacctaaagtgaaggggtaagtgtaaacagaagaatacccatttctaaaagaggaaattctttgatttggggaaggaattgacattcggagactatccttccagttacaatctcttcttatggtggggattgtaagctcggttactaatgttgggtaagtatcggctctttctaaatttttaatttgtttttgaagagacgttttgtcactttcaaaagacaaatcgtcGGGAACTATATCATgaactgagggttcttgagaagtatcaagaatttccctacttttagaagaaggggtTTTTGGGacaaaactccttgaagaagaaccagaagaGTCGCCTCGCGTAGATTCTAACCTTGTTCGAAGCCTacttcctccgcctcttctgtgtctaacaggggcgttggggaactgatctagaattggaacttttttacggttagggtttgaagaagacattgttaagaagaaagtatgtgctgaagatttgtgaagaagacaaaggaagacaaagttatgtgtaaaatgggaatCGTCAACTTTTTAAGTgtaatgatgaaaagcctataataaaggcagctatcacttcataaatagtgagaatgaagaagtctcgaagaagggtatgaatagcggaatcaattataaaatgacacatggacagaacattaaatggaaaagactgctgagacgttagtactgtcatgagcattaattgtggcaaaagttctttttacatgaagatccacttcccaattatttaattgataaaaaaaatggaaagtggggggactatctgtattggaaaaaaactgaatttatattaaaaatgatgtggcatgacacgtggattagttgaatggtcaaagaacaacaattgactaagaggcacggtgaaaacaaccacgggaagaagaatttaaataggcacgagacgacgtatatatacgagtctcgtaccaatttaaattatttacagccaacagattagaaggcattgaaagcaaggatcagatgacagaaaggagtccaaattcattattaaatgtctgatacattataaagttggtatttaataggaatgattgtataacggcttatttaatgtcatttattgctcatgattatatcattaaaggtgaggctttattcctttacctagaatgatctataaaaggaagaagtatcatcatttgtaaggacacggaatactattgagaattcattgaaatacttatctatttaccttctaccattgttctcaaaagtattttattttttgtctcctgattatcagtaacccgaatttctcttttagctttgaccaaggactcagatttttggtgaaacaaattggttccgttaccgggaatctgataatctttccttttaagccTCTCCCTAAAACCCCCCGCTATGTTTTTTGAGGATAGTGATTATGCTATTAGAGCCACTAGTTTATGTTTTCTGCAGTTTTCTCTCCCTCTCTGAAAGTAAAGGAACTACTTGTAGTTATCATTAGTTGATTATCTAACAATGTTATATGTCATTTTGAGAGTTGGTTGTATCAGCCTTGCAAGTTATGAATTCCATTGAGTTTTTGCTTCTCTATCCTTCCTCAACTCCTTGAGTTGTTGCAGTGTGATCTGTCATTATTGCTATTATGGATTAATTTTTGGTTGTTTCTTGAATTGTATTTAATTAAAAGTTATTTTAGATTTTCAAAACTCAATTCACattcagcttgtttggatggttgttacatatcgttttataatgtattgtattgtattgtttgataaatataatgtttggatagattgtatcgtttgCCGTTGTTTCATGATATCGCACACCGacaataaacttgcaatattaaaaataaaaattataatacggggtaaattattatataaaaaggtagggtaaatgataaaataaaactatttaatataataatgaaaggtgagatgagagaaaaagataagtaacgacgcgaccacaccaaattggtcgttacataaagtggcataTTTTGTTGTTAGGTAACAATGAATTTAACGGTACAATAAaattaagtaacaatcaaaacaaacatcataTTTAAAGTTACAATACAATAgataacaatcatccaaacaagGTGTTAGTCGCCTTGACAACCATTTCTGTTTTCTTGGCACCCCAATAgcttttctgttttgttttttttatatttggcCAAGGCATGTGTTATGTTGCATATGATGTTACTAATTAGGACTATATTCAGTGTATTTTAATTCTTCTCCTACTTTGCATTTTACAACATTGTTAGTTTACAGATTAGAAGCTTCAGAATTCACAGTGTCATGGTGATGGGGATATTTCACAATTTTCTGCTCACTTTTGTTATTAGGAATAAAGTTGCATTGGAGGAATACTCTTATTATCTGCCTTGGACCAATTAGACATGGTAATTAAGAAGGCAATTCATGTTGCCGGTGTGAAGGTCATATACTAGTCTGATTGTCAAGGGGATGTGATAGTTTCATTTACTAACATTTTCATGTGGTTCTGAGGAGTTTGTCCCTCTTATAAAAAATTTCGCCGACCTCTATATTCATGAAGGTAGAACTTCTCCCAGGGCAGTGATATGCCTCCAAAAAGATTTATTATGGAAAAGGAAATGAGTGTAAATAAAATCGCCTGCCATGGTGGAGGTGGATTCAGCAAGTTGTAATGAATCAAATGTTAAATGAGATTGACTTAAAATTACCTCTTTGCAACTCGAAAAAAATTATGTTTTTCCATTTATGCATTTTACACGTCAGCTGGTCACCTTGTGCCAATAAAATGAACTAATTGGCGAACAATTTTTTTGGGATATTTTCCCGTGTTTAATAAGATGACAACCTAATATGCAAATATATTGAGTAATAAAGCACAGGTATTATTCATTTAATGATTTTTCTATGCACGGCCTAATGATATACTCTAATTGGGAAAAAGGAAACTAATTGCGTTATGCGTAGTCAGCCAAAGATTGTCTAATCTAACATCAGAAGAGCGTTTGATAGCGTTTCACCTTATCATCACGTTGCTAGTTGTAAACTTAAAACTCAAATTCATATTCATAGTAATATGTGTtggaaaaatattaaattatggaAAATAAGATTTACTTTGAGGCGTGTCGAAGATactgtccttaaggatatttcaTCCGCACCGAGATGAATAAAATTAGGCGTATCCCccaggattcaacaagctcttctagtatAACTAGGAGAAGAAATAACAAAGATTAACAAAGACAACCCAGCACAATAGTAAAAAAGTATTTACTTTGTTCACTCACTCAAAATaagtacaaaaaaatatatatacatatagagTCCAAAAGAATGTAAACATTTGATGGAATCTTTGAAACCATTTTGCTTTAATGGTTAAGAAACGTTTGAAAATTATAGCCATTAAGGCTAAACATTATTGTTGTGACAAAAAGTAACGTAGAAGTTATTATAGCTATTCAATTGTCAGATTAAACTTATCAAATTAGTTGTTACAAATATAATTAAAACAATTACTATAATAACGTCTCATTAATATAATAGTAAGAAAATGAATCTAGATATAGTTTTGGAATATTTCTTTTTGAGATATCAAAAGTATTTTTCTATCAATCCCCACATATTTCAAAAGAAtactaaaaaatagtaaaataataaaataatttgctGGGTTTCACAAATGAGCATAATGCACCGAATTTGATATTTCTTGGACTATGAACCAGACCTAGATAAAATAAGATTAAACTTACAGAACAATTGGTGAAGTTCAAAACTTCTATGAACCAAGAATTCTTTTGTAAGTTTAGTGTCTTATCTATCACATTATAACCCCACACACTTTATTGTTTATCGCGGTTTTGCGCTAATAGGCCATGCGCGCGCCTGGTTTTCATGAGTGCTCTAGAATTTTTTGCCACAAATTTCATAGGAGCGGCCTCACTCCACATTCATATAGGTCCATCCATCAAGTGTATTATGCAACACAATACACCACCTATAAAAGGCTATAGATTattggattaagagtttaataacTCAACCTCATATTCCTTGCAGTTTTGCACTATATACACACACACCATAGGAAGAAACATAACTTAATAGTGCACATTTGATCAACTAATGACTTGTTATGATCCtacttcatgggatctccaatcacataggttgggttaccatcATTGTTGATACATCTCAAATTGGCAAAAGTCTCAACCCCTCGATGTTTCACTTATAAGTTAAAGGATCGGCCAAATCCTCTTTTGACTACACATAATATGTATAAAAACTTCTCATCTCTAAGCAACTGCTTTATGACATTATATCTTTAAAAAAATATGTCTACTTTTCCCGGTGAAAGATTTATTTTCTTACAATGGCTATTGAACCTTGGCAATCCCAATTCATCGACATAAATATTGTCGGTTTAATTCCTAGTGGAATACACATCAATAGGTTGCTTAATCAGCTTCACTGCCAGGCAATTTTAATATCATAACACCCACCAAAGGTGATCACACAACAACTAGCTAGTTTTTTCTCATCTGAATCAGAGATTCAATATCATCATTGTATCTTTCTAATACAGTGGAAAATCCACATACAAAATACTAACTTATAGTATTTCTCAAATAAAGCATAAAATCATCTCAAATGAAATAAAACCTGACTTCTGTACAAGTGCCTTTTGAACCATCTTTGAACACATAAGAATTTAGTTTCTTTTTGTATCTTCCGTAGTCAAGTACCAAATAAAATTTTCTAAATACAGAAGCaactttaatttataaaaatatctCAAATCAGTAAGAAATGGGTCATAATTCAATGATTTTCTGCACCCAAGTGATTAAGAGACCCAAAGCAGCATAACTTTTCGAAGTTAGAAATACAACAAAATTTTGATCTTCCAATACAAaaaaattttcacaaaatatcTCATTTTTGTAAGGCTTCAATGTTATAATTTTaataaacaatttttttttaggaTCAAGCTAGATAACTTAGGATACCATGGTCCCccacattttttaaaaatttcaagtTAAGGAGATACCATTTCCACAACTCATAAAGAGTTCCACCAATTTATAAATAACAAGCTAATAATATAGTTTCACCCAAAATGTCACAAGAGCATGATGGTCTTATCTATTATTTCTAACAAACTAATACGGAGGGGGCCCGCAATGATCTTGGAACACATATACTCAAATTGAATTCCTTAATTTTGTGGTGCGATTTGATCTTCATAATACGATAGTGTACGAAATTGAAATAACGACTTATCAAAAGTGCATGCCAAAGTATAACCAGCAACAACGATATATGCCAATATAATAATAATATTGTTCATCTATCATCTTTTACTCTCGAGATCCCATAATTGATATTATCCATAGCATCGTGGAATTATCCTTAAGATTGTtggaaaaatattaaattatagaGAATAAAATTTAGCTTGAGGCGTGTCGAATacactgtccttaaggatatttcgtCCACATCGAGATGAATAAAATTATGCGTATCCCccaggattcaacaagctcttctagtataactaggagcagaaacaacaaaaattaacgAAGACAACCCAGCACAATAGTAAAAAAGTATTTACTTTGTTCATTCACTCAAAATAAGTacaaagaaatatatatatacatatagagTCCAAAAGAATGTAAACATATGGAACCTTTGAAACCATTTTGCTTTAATGGTTAAGAAACGTTTGAAAATTATAGCCATTAAGGCTAAACATTATTGTTGTGACAAAAAGTAACGTAGAAGTTATTATAGCCATTCAATTGTCAGATTAAACTTATCAAATTAGTTGTtacaaatataattaaaataattacTATAATAATGTCTCATTAATATAATAGTAAAAAAAATGAATCTAGACATAATTTTGGAATATTTCTTTTTGAgatatcaaaaatatttttctatcaaTATGTAAGTTATATATCAATCAATTATACTCTAATCTCAAATTAGGATCAATTAAGTTATATGCCAATTTTTAACACTATCCATAACAGATCCCTTGTACTTTTCTTAAGGTTACAAACTCACATTATTATAATAGTTTGATCCTTAAATAACCTGATACTTTAGTAAGAAAAGTTTTATTTTGTATCTCatacaacttacactagttgtatgcggctcctttttgtctcacaaatttgtggctCCCAATCTTATACTTCTTGGTCCACAGAAATCTGGGTtcacaaaactgtgagacaaaa
This sequence is a window from Nicotiana sylvestris chromosome 3, ASM39365v2, whole genome shotgun sequence. Protein-coding genes within it:
- the LOC104218237 gene encoding uncharacterized protein produces the protein MGDVEPIPNFRGWVDSLLKIATREQRTWKSISSLHGWKVKTHGFGIRGMTAEVAMAIRMSANAALDLDKARALLPKRKATKESSEEEEEGTSLITRPRARRRIIIDNEIENTPARTSATEPVLIQSDEDAEPRDNNESIQHLFDSGFGSGELGPVFDEAHLSSFVPISSIPLPAVSVSYQL